GGGGGCGGGCTTAAACCACCACGAAGCGGAGGATTTGGTGCAGGACGTTTTTGCGAAAGTGGCGGACCGGATCGGCGACTTTGAAAGCCGGGAGCAGCGCGGTTCGTTTCGGCGTTGGTTGGGCAACCTGGTGCGCTGGCGCATCGTCGATTTGCGGCGGCGGCAACAGCGGCGGCCGGGCGAGAGTCATTCGGTATCGGCGGCTCCCTTTGATGAGATGGCCGATGCGCCGCCGGCGGAGATGTGGGAAGGTGACTCGGCCGAAGCGGAACGTTGGGAAACGGAATGGCAGCAGCGGGTGGTGGATGTGGCGATGAGTCGCTTGTCGCGCCAGGTCTCACCGGAGCATCTGCAGGTGTTTCAACTGCGACACCAGAAGGGGTGGAGCCTCATTCGTATCTCGCGGGAGTTGGGGGTGGGTTTGGCCAATGCCTACGCGATCAATAGTCGGTTGACCAAACGCCTAAAGACGGAGGTCGAGCGACTGAGCACAGAGCTGCTCTAGATGGTTCTGGGAAGGCCCGGACAGGCAGGATGGAGAAGGACCGCGGGCTACGCGGATGAGATTTGATTGCGCTGGGCGGCACGGGTCCGGCTTGGTGATCGGCCGTGAATCG
This portion of the Actomonas aquatica genome encodes:
- a CDS encoding RNA polymerase sigma factor, with amino-acid sequence MNEETPDSAAPVPEETRSALRTRPTLLFRLRDWRDQATWREFYALYERYVYRYARGAGLNHHEAEDLVQDVFAKVADRIGDFESREQRGSFRRWLGNLVRWRIVDLRRRQQRRPGESHSVSAAPFDEMADAPPAEMWEGDSAEAERWETEWQQRVVDVAMSRLSRQVSPEHLQVFQLRHQKGWSLIRISRELGVGLANAYAINSRLTKRLKTEVERLSTELL